One part of the Nymphaea colorata isolate Beijing-Zhang1983 chromosome 8, ASM883128v2, whole genome shotgun sequence genome encodes these proteins:
- the LOC116259065 gene encoding uncharacterized protein LOC116259065, which yields MRGQQPGVSQPRLGFTDMQLLQQQYFSKQFQELQRQHQLQQLDQGARPQNLQSQFSALTAQTAGDQLTPVVDGTPIRDASNYIWSSERVPQVGVDPKMLNSSQMFILGNPGMARTGAPAIQGFPNGLGLQQENTHTLRSMGFIPQQLDQSMYGTSFGGIRESSSNLTNPYSSVQWSAHGNADLLTKASGNQDQKTVIQSNAFGSFHGDQSAPVSGLVSGNDGIPASKHSYHGKNIFGRPQGMHSVNSGIHPGNFQQVSSSPRNSQIQEFHGRVEHTGWSGNVEEKVTPQVGPPQGVTSLHPLEEKILYGGDDNAWNGIQSGQPLPSAFGGGGPNSMNTGGFIQSNNQVDGSDYLNMFPSIQSGSWSALMQSAVAEASSSDTGMQDEWSGLSYQKAELSTGNPSELNESGRQSTGWNEANAETPSSLPSRSFHLFDDTTVSTGGQSRPEYQQITPKPTYSQSGKLKGSIPCSQDFIHNDGPSDSLGKSSNEARWLEQIPQESSVADVSVRTPLALGSASDSAWRTDAYNQSNKGAPENISSDSLNIRSSWPHQQKPIFTRETDEQHVSKLNAWNMNESLPDRDNMQDDENNLQECQKSESKGTIDIGTGRNFKLWEVGQLDGVQKNDVRGLSSFSNLNERFGQAKSSSNGPLVHNAADACINSFIPTPGPGMSNLHQERIQQVQNNHQFAQSLSSKKEGENQSQHQQALNSSLNHSDNALGETHESSRVMCYPTMGHGDGLTPDYIYHGQHATVSSALKENTWSAKKDSHSSAAEMQRLPMPVVGRSGLSSPHGFLYHPTGELPVNFQQSSSMKRDLLYQGLQHAASGEQKSLDLGYMSHTKPVNNAVNSEKDFMDRNLQNSRTGPGDAPASFDGPMAMYHPSSDKYKTSQNMLELLNKVDQCTENAPKPFGSEEHGPSSAMSEAGKSNTATVYLQGNQLSSSQGFGLHLAPPSSAPAASKHFLTSDVSLQVSTDLNSRHADMGNLDKGKIWLRNQISPQVLQHASDTSQQEYWAHKSGSTVMEQEFSPITNRDINSKLKAKHNVVAASGIHYLRNQLHRQDSSSVSGQAVVEESATLVTAKQADQSKQDRSDSGFSQSEGLQGGCTGELSRRVFQPETTGKVVPFDLNPHAGTDFTGSSASSLLVRDSNGMNRQLPSSASSPYTGNLRQLVHTSEQVPVSQVSGQQGMAQHRSFPTMLQNAWSNMSAQRSMSGLAQKVSTNPLPSFSPATTWVFQTVNDQNLSGRGGCTSEAGPSSSSKHQLPSNEPQQNRDGTPHQIPYDRAVPYGSGSSMETLEHNRRLAGFPLHNQNIVGDREAPESSLASKSTNISFQSTSDSAARSQPNYSLLRQMQTMKSLENDPTKAIKKHKGEDDADVSHMTGKMGEKPLYSYGNSGNALASVSQSIRGMEQSHRNYQMATSWFEQFGNYKNGQFLTMSDRFAVPQNSAKPLVQQYFFGRVSESRHPHTVIEQKNINDANQVGSTGSIQITTSLMPSKDHMFPFSTRPDTNDQSQAIVRHKKRKLATLELLPWDNVITRTSRKIQSTSSVELRWAHATERRVEKIDDEVEFIDDGLLMPGPRRRIIFTTQLMQQIICPLRAAMLSAEADKEYEAVTYILAKLLLGDACSLISSLAADSQAHTDQDSSTSKKPGIFRRLGNQFISKLMEGFLEKSRKLENDFLRLEKGPSLLDIRVECQDLERFSIINRFAKFHGRGPAEGAAAVEGAVPASAAVPSSVSSSSSDAVGVVPRKLFPHRYVTAVPMPRNLPEGMQCHSL from the exons ATGAGGGGTCAACAGCCTGGTGTTTCGCAACCTAGGCTAGGGTTCACTGATATGCAGCTATTGCAGCAACAGTACTTTTCCAAGCAATTTCAAGAGCTTCAGCGGCAGCATCAATTACAGCAACTTGATCAGGGTGCAAGACCACAAAACTTACAGAGTCAGTTTTCTGCACTTACTGCACAAACAGCAGGGGACCAGCTAACTCCCGTGGTGGATGGCACCCCAATTCGTGATGCATCAAATTACATATGGTCGAGTGAGAGGGTACCTCAGGTTGGAGTTGATCCTAAGATGCTGAATAGCTCCCAGATGTTCATACTTGGTAACCCAGGTATGGCTCGGACTGGTGCTCCAGCTATTCAGGGTTTCCCAAATGGCCTAGGGCTTCAACAGgagaacacacacacattgcGTTCAATGGGGTTCATTCCTCAGCAGCTTGATCAATCCATGTATGGCACTTCATTTGGTGGTATAAGAGAGTCTTCCAGCAACCTTACAAATCCATATTCCAGTGTTCAATGGAGTGCTCATGGAAATGCGGATCTCTTGACGAAAGCCAGTGGGAATCAGGATCAGAAAACAGTTATTCAGTCTAATGCCTTTGGTTCTTTCCATGGTGATCAGTCTGCCCCTGTTTCTGGTCTTGTTTCTGGCAATGATGGTATTCCTGCTTCTAAACATAGCTATCatgggaaaaatatttttggtcGTCCTCAGGGCATGCATAGTGTAAATAGTGGTATCCATCCAGGAAACTTTCAGCAGGTATCCTCCTCACCGAGGAACTcacaaatccaagaatttcatgGGAGGGTAGAGCATACTGGTTGGTCGGGCAATGTGGAGGAAAAGGTAACCCCTCAGGTGGGTCCTCCACAGGGTGTTACCAGCTTACATCCTTTGGAGGAAAAGATTCTGTATGGTGGTGATGATAACGCTTGGAATGGCATCCAGAGCGGCCAACCACTGCCAAGTGCTTTTGGGGGAGGAGGACCCAACAGCATGAATACTGGAGGTTTTATACAAAGTAATAATCAGGTAGATGGTTCAGACTATTTAAACATGTTTCCTTCTATTCAGAGTGGCAGTTGGAGTGCTCTCATGCAATCAGCTGTTGCAGAAGCATCTAGCAGTGATACTGGGATGCAGGATGAGTGGAGTGGCTTGAGCTATCAAAAAGCTGAACTATCAACTGGCAACCCCTCAGAGTTGAATGAAAGTGGCAGGCAGAGTACAGGCTGGAATGAAGCTAATGCAGAAACTCCCAGTTCCTTGCCATCAAgatcttttcatttatttgatgatACCACTGTGAGCACTGGTGGTCAAAGTAGGCCAGAATATCAACAGATAACCCCTAAACCCACTTACAGTCAAAGTGGGAAATTGAAGGGCAGCATACCCTGCAGTCAAGATTTTATACATAATGATGGCCCGTCTGATTCACTTGGAAAATCATCCAATGAAGCTAGATGGCTGGAGCAGATTCCTCAAGAAAGTTCTGTGGCTGATGTCAGTGTCCGGACACCTCTGGCTCTGGGTAGTGCTTCTGATAGTGCTTGGAGGACTGATGCCTACAATCAGTCAAACAAGGGTGCACCTGAGAACATCAGCTCAGACTCGCTTAATATTCGATCCTCATGGCCTCACCAGCAAAAACCAATCTTCACTCGTGAGACAGATGAGCAACATGTCAGTAAGTTGAATGCTTGGAACATGAATGAGTCACTGCCTGACAGAGATAACATGCAAGATGATGAAAACAACTTGCAAGAATGCCAAAAGAGTGAATCTAAGGGTACAATAGATATAGGAACAGGGCGTAACTTTAAGCTGTGGGAAGTTGGTCAACTGGATGGTGTACAAAAGAATGATGTTCGGGGCTTGtcttctttctcaaatttgaATGAAAGATTTGGACAAGCAAAATCTTCTTCAAATGGTCCTCTGGTGCATAATGCTGCTGATGCTTGTATAAATAGTTTCATTCCAACTCCTGGACCAGGCATGTCAAACCTTCATCAGGAAAGAATTCAACAGGTGCAGAATAATCATCAGTTTGCACAGTCATTAAGTAGTAAGAAAGAAGGTGAGAATCAGAGCCAGCACCAACAGGCTTTAAATTCATCATTGAATCACTCTGATAATGCATTAGGTGAAACACATGAAAGCAGCAGGGTGATGTGCTACCCAACTATGGGCCATGGTGATGGTCTCACTCCTGATTATATTTATCATGGTCAGCATGCAACGGTTAGCAGTGCTCTGAAGGAGAATACTTGGTCTGCCAAGAAAGATTCACATTCCTCAGCAGCTGAAATGCAAAGATTGCCCATGCCAGTTGTTGGGAGAAGTGGTCTTTCCAGCCCGCATGGTTTCTTGTACCATCCAACAGGTGAGCTTCCAGTGAATTTCCAACAATCTAGCAGCATGAAGCGTGATTTGCTTTATCAAGGATTACAACATGCTGCAAGTGGCGAACAAAAATCTTTGGACCTAGGGTATATGTCTCATACAAAGCCTGTCAACAATGCTGTTAATTCAGAAAAG GATTTCATGGACCGGAACTTGCAAAACAGTAGAACTGGACCTGGGGATGCTCCTGCTTCTTTTGATGGGCCAATGGCCATGTATCATCCATCAAGTGACAAATACAAGACCAG TCAAAATATGCTTGAACTTCTGAACAAGGTTGATCAATGTACGGAGAATGCTCCCAAGCCCTTTGGCTCAGAAGAGCATGGTCCCTCATCAGCAATGTCTGAAGCAGGCAAATCTAATACAGCAACAGTTTATCTGCAGGGCAACCAGTTATCTTCTTCGCAAGGCTTTGGCTTGCACCTTGCCCCTCCATCTTCTGCTCCTGCAGCTTCAAAGCACTTTTTGACATCCGACGTCTCTTTACAGGTCAGCACTGACCTTAATTCGAGGCATGCTGATATGGGAAATTTAGATAAAGGAAAGATATGGCTGCGCAACCAGATTTCCCCACAGGTGCTACAACATGCTTCAGATACATCTCAGCAAGAATATTGGGCCCATAAATCTGGATCGACAGTCATGGAACAGGAGTTCTCACCAATAACAAACAGGGATATAAATTCAAAACTGAAAGCAAAACATAATGTGGTGGCAGCATCAGGAATTCACTACCTACGAAACCAGTTGCATCGTCAGGATAGTTCTAGTGTAAGTGGACAAGCTGTAGTTGAAGAGTCTGCCACTCTTGTTACTGCAAAACAAGCTGATCAAAGTAAGCAGGACAGATCTGATTCTGGATTTAGCCAGAGTGAGGGCCTTCAAGGTGGATGTACAGGTGAACTATCAAGACGAGTATTCCAACCAGAAACTACTGGAAAAGTGGTTCCTTTTGACCTGAATCCACATGCTGGAACAGATTTTACTGGCTCATCTGCTTCATCCTTGCTTGTCAGGGATAGTAATGGTATGAATCGTCAATTGCCTTCCAGTGCAAGTTCTCCATACACAGGAAATTTAAGACAACTTGTTCATACCTCAGAACAAGTGCCGGTTAGTCAAGTTTCTGGTCAACAGGGTATGGCACAGCACAGGAGCTTTCCCACAATGCTGCAAAATGCATGGTCTAATATGTCAGCCCAAAGGAGTATGTCTGGCCTTGCACAGAAAGTTTCAACCAATCCACTACCATCTTTCAGTCCAGCAACAACGTGGGTGTTCCAGACAGTGAATGATCAGAATCTGAGTGGTAGAGGAGGCTGTACCTCCGAGGCTGGTCCAAGCTCTTCTAGCAAACATCAGCTTCCATCCAATGAACCACAGCAAAACAGAGATGGTACTCCACACCAAATCCCCTATGACAGAGCTGTCCCATATGGTAGTGGTTCCTCAATGGAAACATTAGAGCATAACAGACGTCTGGCAGGATTTCCTCTCCATAACCAGAACATTGTTGGTGATAGAGAAGCACCAGAGTCATCCCTGGCTTCCAAGTCAACAAATATCTCTTTTCAATCAACATCAGATAGTGCAGCACGTTCACAGCCAAATTATTCACTATTACGCCAGATGCAAACCATGAAGAGTCTGGAGAATGATCCAACAAAAGCAATCAAGAAGCATAAAGGGGAGGATGATGCTGATGTTTCACATATGACTGGTAAGATGGGGGAAAAACCTCTGTACAGCTATGGTAATTCAGGCAATGCTTTGGCATCTGTATCACAATCTATTAGAGGAATGGAACAGTCCCATCGTAATTACCAGATGGCAACATCTTGGTTTGAGCAATttggaaattacaaaaatgGACAGTTTCTTACCATGTCTGACAGATTTGCAGTTCCCCAGAATTCTGCAAAACCACTGGTTCagcaatacttttttggaagagTTTCTGAAAGCAGACATCCGCACACAGTCATTgagcaaaaaaatataaatgatgcAAACCAAGTTGGTTCCACTGGATCTATACAAATTACCACAAGTCTTATGCCTTCTAAGGACCACATGTTTCCATTTTCAACACGGCCGGATACTAATGATCAGTCTCAGGCAATTGTGAGGCATAAGAAGCGTAAACTTGCTACTTTGGAGCTGTTACCATGGGATAATGTGATCACTCGAACCTCTCGAAAGATTCAGAGTACAAG TTCGGTGGAGCTGCGGTGGGCACATGCCACGGAACGGCGAGTAGAAAAG ATTGATGATGAAGTAGAGTTTATTGATGACGGCCTATTAATGCCTGGACCTAGAAGAAGGATAATCTTCACCACCCAGCTAATGCAGCAAATAATATGTCCTCTGCGGGCAGCAATGCTCTCTGCAGAAGCAGACAAAGAGTATGAGGCGGTAACATATATTCTTGCTAAACTTTTGTTGGGAGATGCATGCAGCCTTATCTCCTCCTTAGCTGCTGATTCTCAAGCACATACCGATCAGGATAGCTC AACATCCAAGAAGCCCGGAATTTTCAGAAGGCTTGGGAATCAGTTTATCTCGAAACTTATGGAAGGCTTCCTTGAAAAATCAAGGAAACTAGAAAATGATTTCCTGAG ATTGGAAAAGGGACCATCGTTATTAGATATAAGAGTGGAATGCCAGGACTTGGAGAGGTTTTCCATCATCAACCGTTTTGCGAAGTTCCATGGTAGAGGCCCAGCAGAGGGAGCAGCAGCTGTTGAGGGTGCTGTTCCTGCCTCAGCTGCTGTACCTTCATCggtttcttcttcatcctctgaTGCTGTTGGTGTTGTGCCCAGAAAGTTGTTCCCACACAGATACGTAACTGCCGTCCCCATGCCTCGAAATCTTCCGGAGGGGATGCAATGTCACTCACTCTAG
- the LOC116258921 gene encoding protein LEO1 homolog: MGGEEKRHQMMQNLFGDQSEEEEEEEEEQEEEEVASDHDENLRRSTHLSDEEGEGEAELEGEGEAETEGQGEADSESGGERAEAYQDQLESEDDRVQSSQERDISGQQVESDGKDAESDQGEYVQRVVTSRRREVIASGSERSEEDHFVENEDEEVEQGVGPRDDNHVQSAAEMRDVFGDSDEDEQEGYETHMDLDHTSHRSPAEYEESDHRDLGPEDMVPEEDEQFGSEEDNFEPKLKEKPVGPPLDLEIPLRPPPALPNKMNMIRVSNIMGIEPKPFDPKTYVEEDVFVTDESGSKKRIRLEDNIVRWRNVRNRDGTLSYESNARFVKWSDGSLQLLIGNEVLDISVQDARHDQTHLFLRHDKGILQSQGRLLRKMRFMPSSLSSKSHRLLTALVDSRHKKVYKVKNCITDIDPEKEKEEKEKALNQTIRSREDLLRKQEKIARKYAQTREKEPQLSPGYLEEALEEEDEADDYPGTRRSAARRFEEELEVEGRAERRILNAKRPAQIPRSVPRKPTMSTAPPPRHRLESSESEREASEYESDDNENDVMPARKHMEEEEFEEEEEDEEEEEQEQEEEEEEAEQAIEEEADEEPRQKSKGSGWNRHRDEESDEEAPQKRVPRRRIIDSSDEEE, translated from the exons atgggtGGGGAAGAGAAGAGGCACCAGATGATGCAGAATCTCTTCGGAGATCAGtcggaagaggaggaagaagaggaagaggagcaggaggaggaggaggttgCCTCCGACCATGATGAAAACCTTCGCCGGTCGACTCATCTCTCT gatgaagaaggtgaaggagaGGCTGAGCTTGAGGGGGAAGGTGAAGCTGAAACAGAGGGACAAGGTGAAGCGGATAGTGAGAGTGGAGGAGAACGGGCAGAGGCTTACCAAGATCAACTAGAGAGTGAAGATGACAGGGTTCAAAGTTCTCAGGAAAGAGATATTAGTGGTCAGCAGGTGGAAAGTGATGGAAAAGATGCAGAAAGTGACCAGGGAGAGTATGTTCAAAGAGTTGTAACGAGCAGGCGAAGAGAGGTAATCGCTAGTGGTTCTGAAAGGTCTGAGGAGGATCATTTTGtcgaaaatgaagatgaagaagtcgAGCAAGGTGTAGGACCAAG AGATGACAACCATGTTCAGTCAGCAGCTGAGATGAGGGATGTTTTTGGAGATTCAGATGAAGATGAACAAGAAGGTTATGAAACACACATGGATTTGGATCATACTTCACAT AGGTCTCCTGCTGAATATGAAGAAAGTGATCATAGAGACTTAGGACCAGAAGATATGGTGcctgaagaagatgaacaatTTGGATCAGAAGAGGATAATTTTGAGCCGAAACTGAAAGAGAAACCTGTTGGGCCACCATTGGATCTAGAGATTCCACTGCGGCCTCCACCTGCATTGCCGAATAAG ATGAACATGATAAGAGTTTCAAACATCATGGGCATTGAGCCAAAGCCGTTTGATCCTAAGACATACGTGGAGGAGGACGTGTTCGTAACTGATGAATCTGGATCAAAAAAACGGATTCGTTTAGAAGATAACATTGTCCGTTGGAGGAATGTTCGTAATCGTGACGGTACATTATCT TATGAAAGCAATGCACGCTTCGTCAAGTGGTCAGATGGAAGTCTACAGCTGTTGATTGGCAATGAGGTGCTTGACATCTCTGTGCAGGATGCACGCCATGATCAAACACATCTTTTTCTTCGACATGATAAG GGTATTCTGCAATCACAAGGGAGGTTGCTACGCAAAATGAGATTTATGCCTTCCTCATTGTCATCAAAATCACATCGTCTGTTGACTGCACTGGTTGATTCACGACACAAGAAAGTTTACAAAGTCAAAAACTGTATAACTGACATTGATCctgagaaagagaaggaagaaaaggaaaag GCTTTAAATCAAACCATTCGAAGTAGGGAAGATCTACTTCGTAAGCAGGAGAAGATAGCTCGGAAGTATGCACAAACTCGAGAGAAAGAACCACAGCTTTCGCCTGGATACTTAGAGGAGGCACTGGAAGAG GAGGATGAGGCTGATGATTACCCTGGTACACGTCGATCTGCTGCTCGCCGCTTTGAGGAAGAACTAGAAGTAGAAGGACGGGCAGAAAGACGTATCCTAAATGCAAAGAGG CCTGCACAAATTCCAAGATCTGTTCCACGAAAACCAACAATGAGCACAGCTCCTCCACCTAGGCACCGGTTAGAATCCTCAGAAAGTGAAAGAGAAGCATCTGAATATGAAAGTGATGACAATGAAAATGATGTAATGCCTGCACGTAAACACATGGAAGAggaagaatttgaagaagaagaggaggatgaggaggaggaagaacaagagcaggaagaggaggaagaggaagctgaACAAGCCATAGAGGAAGAAGCTGATGAG GAGCCGAGACAAAAGAGTAAGGGATCTGGATGGAATCGCCACAGAGATGAGGAATCAGATGAAGAAGCTCCACAAAAGAGAGTACCACGTCGGAGAATCATTGATTCAAGCGATGAGGAGGAGTAA